The Desulfobulbaceae bacterium DB1 genome contains a region encoding:
- a CDS encoding ABC transporter: MVGKGILIEGLKKRYGKGDTAVDALKNVDMQVAPGEVVGLIGPSGSGKSTLLKSLGAVIEPTAGRMILGSEVIYDNGWRVTDLRALRRDKIGFVFQAPYLIPFLDVTDNVALLPMLAGVANGEARRRATELLKELDVEHRARAMPSQLSGGEQQRVAIARGLINRPPVILADEPTAPLDSQRALAVIRILNDMARQYETAIIIVTHDEKIIPTFKRIYHIRDGVTYEEAGEGRDFS; this comes from the coding sequence ATGGTCGGCAAGGGGATTCTCATCGAAGGGTTGAAAAAACGCTACGGCAAAGGCGATACCGCCGTCGACGCCTTGAAAAACGTGGATATGCAGGTGGCTCCCGGCGAGGTGGTCGGTCTCATCGGGCCATCAGGGTCGGGCAAGAGCACGCTGCTCAAATCGCTGGGGGCGGTGATCGAGCCCACGGCCGGCCGGATGATTCTCGGCTCGGAGGTGATTTATGACAATGGCTGGCGGGTGACTGATTTGCGGGCGTTGCGGCGCGATAAAATCGGCTTTGTCTTCCAGGCCCCGTACCTCATCCCCTTCCTTGATGTCACCGATAACGTCGCCCTGCTGCCCATGCTGGCCGGCGTAGCAAACGGCGAAGCGCGCCGGCGGGCAACGGAGCTGCTGAAGGAGCTGGATGTGGAACATCGGGCCCGCGCCATGCCGTCGCAGCTCTCCGGCGGCGAACAGCAGCGCGTGGCCATTGCCCGAGGCCTGATCAATCGTCCGCCGGTGATTCTGGCCGACGAGCCCACCGCGCCGCTTGACAGCCAACGGGCGCTGGCGGTTATCCGGATTCTCAACGACATGGCCCGTCAGTATGAGACGGCCATCATTATCGTTACCCACGACGAAAAGATCATTCCGACCTTTAAGCGCATCTATCACATCCGCGACGGCGTCACTTACGAGGAAGCCGGTGAAGGACGTGATTTTTCCTGA
- a CDS encoding TetR family transcriptional regulator, with protein MSTHLKHLPAEERRAVTVETVVALAAEQNPSDITTAAIAGRMGLTQGALFRHFPNKAAILQAVMEWVAERLLSRLEKSIQGAPSPLAALEAMFMAHVEFVGEHPGVPRILFGELQRPEKTASKAIVQGLIQRYGRRLHRVIEEGKAREELDPHLDTEAAVILFIGTIQGLVMQSLLAGDENRIRHDAPRVFAVYLRGIRRTP; from the coding sequence ATGAGCACCCATTTAAAGCATCTTCCGGCGGAGGAGCGCCGGGCGGTGACTGTCGAGACCGTGGTTGCGCTGGCCGCGGAGCAGAACCCCAGTGATATCACGACAGCCGCGATTGCCGGTCGCATGGGGCTGACCCAGGGCGCCCTGTTTCGACACTTTCCCAATAAAGCCGCGATTCTGCAGGCGGTGATGGAGTGGGTGGCTGAACGGCTGTTGTCCAGACTGGAAAAGTCTATCCAGGGGGCGCCGTCTCCGCTGGCAGCGCTGGAGGCCATGTTCATGGCGCATGTCGAGTTTGTCGGCGAGCATCCGGGCGTTCCCCGCATTCTGTTCGGCGAGCTGCAACGTCCTGAAAAGACCGCCTCCAAGGCCATAGTCCAGGGACTCATCCAGCGGTATGGCCGGCGACTGCACCGCGTGATCGAAGAAGGCAAGGCCCGGGAAGAGCTGGACCCTCACCTTGACACGGAAGCAGCCGTCATCCTCTTTATCGGAACAATCCAGGGACTGGTCATGCAGTCGCTGCTGGCCGGTGATGAAAACCGCATACGTCATGATGCGCCGAGGGTTTTTGCCGTCTATCTGCGCGGCATCAGGAGGACACCATGA
- a CDS encoding ABC transporter permease, whose translation MISLAGRDIMHSWGKFVFTGVGLGLLIGVTLSMAGIYRGMVDDAKVLLDNSGAQLWVVQKDTLGPYAESSSIHDDVWRSIRAMPGVARAANITYLTMQVRQGERDVRTMVTGVTAGEPGTPGWPTYLVAGRQITRGHYEAVADIASGFKLGDHLLIRRNQYTVVGLTRRMVSSGGDPMVFIPLKDAQEAQFLKDNDAIRQQRRRTAENSAFNRPEVPGLLDAVVASQSANPYVNAVLVQIEAGHTPEAVAESIRRWKRLTVYTRSQMEEILVGKLIATSARQIAMFLVILSVVSSAIVAFIIYTLTLGKIREIAVLKLIGTKNRTIVGLIMQQSIALGLIGFVVGKITATLLMAPIFPKYVLLEPLDSVIGFAAVVVICVLSSIIAIHAALKVDPAEAIGG comes from the coding sequence ATGATCAGCCTGGCAGGACGGGACATCATGCATTCCTGGGGCAAGTTTGTCTTTACCGGCGTGGGGCTTGGGCTGTTGATCGGCGTTACCTTGTCCATGGCCGGCATTTACCGCGGCATGGTGGATGACGCCAAGGTATTGCTCGACAACAGCGGCGCCCAGCTCTGGGTGGTGCAGAAGGACACGCTCGGCCCCTATGCCGAATCATCGAGCATTCATGACGATGTCTGGCGCTCCATTCGCGCGATGCCCGGTGTGGCGCGGGCGGCCAACATCACCTATCTCACCATGCAGGTGCGGCAGGGCGAGCGTGACGTGCGCACCATGGTGACCGGTGTCACGGCGGGCGAACCGGGCACCCCCGGCTGGCCTACCTATCTTGTCGCGGGCCGGCAGATTACCCGGGGCCATTACGAGGCGGTTGCCGACATCGCCTCCGGCTTCAAGCTCGGCGATCACCTCCTGATTCGCCGCAACCAGTACACCGTGGTCGGCCTGACCCGGCGCATGGTTTCTTCCGGCGGTGACCCAATGGTGTTCATTCCGCTCAAGGATGCGCAGGAAGCCCAGTTTCTCAAGGATAATGACGCCATCCGCCAGCAACGTCGCCGCACCGCCGAAAATTCGGCTTTCAACCGGCCGGAAGTCCCCGGTTTGCTCGACGCCGTTGTCGCTTCGCAAAGCGCCAACCCCTACGTCAACGCTGTTCTGGTGCAGATTGAAGCGGGTCACACCCCGGAAGCGGTGGCGGAATCGATCCGCCGCTGGAAGCGTTTGACGGTTTATACCCGCAGCCAGATGGAAGAGATACTCGTCGGCAAGCTGATCGCCACTTCGGCCAGACAAATCGCCATGTTCCTGGTGATTCTGTCGGTGGTCAGCTCGGCCATTGTCGCCTTCATCATCTACACCCTGACCCTGGGGAAAATTCGTGAAATTGCCGTGCTTAAACTGATCGGCACCAAAAATCGAACCATTGTCGGACTGATCATGCAGCAGTCCATTGCCCTGGGTTTGATCGGGTTTGTGGTGGGCAAGATCACGGCCACCCTGCTGATGGCGCCGATTTTTCCCAAATATGTGCTGCTTGAACCGCTCGACTCGGTAATCGGTTTTGCCGCCGTGGTGGTGATCTGCGTGCTGTCGAGCATTATCGCCATTCATGCCGCGCTGAAGGTCGATCCGGCCGAGGCCATAGGAGGTTGA
- a CDS encoding efflux transporter periplasmic adaptor subunit, with protein MKKFPFQSRTPLLLAVLVPLLALFIYVALRSGPLAPIPVTVVTIEERSIAPGLFGIGSVASRYTYRIGPTFAGRVERLDVQVGDLVKAGQLLGAMAPVDLDERIRAQEAAHKGAEAQLHEARERQTYARTQARRYEQLLAVHSVSEEIAATKTHELRVAEAGLAAAQEELVRVRAEQEALVAQRGNLDLVAPVDGLVAARDADPGTTVVAGQAVVELIDPNSLWINVHFDQIHARGLQHDLPAQIVLRSQAGEVRAGRVLRVEPMADVVTEETLAKVVFDQLPEPRPPVGELAEVTVLLPPLPAAPVIPNGAVRQVNGSLGVWQIINNDLRFTPVSLGRGDLEGSVQVREGIKSGDRVVVYSANALQARSRIKVVDHIPGVSR; from the coding sequence ATGAAAAAATTTCCCTTTCAGAGCCGCACTCCGCTGCTGTTGGCGGTACTTGTCCCGCTGCTCGCGCTCTTCATCTATGTCGCCCTGCGCTCCGGGCCATTGGCGCCGATTCCGGTGACAGTCGTCACCATCGAGGAGCGGTCCATTGCTCCGGGGTTGTTCGGCATCGGCTCGGTTGCGTCTCGCTACACTTACAGGATCGGCCCGACCTTTGCCGGGCGGGTCGAAAGGCTGGATGTGCAGGTGGGCGACCTGGTAAAGGCGGGACAGCTCCTCGGCGCAATGGCCCCGGTTGATCTCGATGAGCGGATCCGGGCCCAGGAAGCCGCGCATAAGGGCGCCGAGGCGCAACTGCATGAAGCGCGGGAACGGCAGACCTATGCCCGGACGCAAGCCCGGCGCTATGAACAATTGCTGGCAGTGCACTCGGTAAGTGAGGAGATCGCGGCCACCAAAACGCATGAACTGCGGGTGGCTGAGGCTGGTCTGGCCGCGGCGCAGGAAGAACTCGTCCGTGTCCGTGCCGAGCAAGAGGCCCTGGTTGCGCAACGCGGTAATTTGGATCTCGTCGCCCCGGTGGACGGCCTTGTTGCCGCGCGCGACGCGGATCCCGGTACCACGGTGGTGGCCGGCCAGGCGGTGGTGGAGCTGATCGACCCGAACAGCTTGTGGATCAATGTGCATTTTGATCAGATTCATGCCCGCGGCCTGCAGCACGATCTGCCGGCGCAGATCGTGCTGCGTTCGCAGGCGGGCGAGGTGCGAGCGGGCCGCGTGCTGCGGGTGGAGCCAATGGCCGACGTCGTGACCGAGGAAACCCTGGCCAAGGTGGTATTCGATCAACTTCCCGAGCCGCGGCCACCTGTCGGTGAATTGGCCGAAGTGACTGTTCTTCTGCCGCCGCTTCCGGCAGCGCCGGTCATTCCGAATGGTGCCGTCCGGCAGGTTAACGGCAGCCTGGGCGTCTGGCAAATTATAAACAATGATCTGCGTTTTACGCCGGTTTCGTTGGGCCGTGGTGACCTGGAAGGGTCTGTGCAGGTGCGTGAAGGAATCAAGTCCGGCGACCGGGTGGTCGTCTACAGTGCAAATGCCTTGCAGGCGCGCAGCCGGATCAAGGTGGTTGATCACATTCCGGGGGTGAGTCGATGA
- a CDS encoding lysine 2,3-aminomutase, translating to MSLKIIPLEEQDEPPGNHHLTICPPAFASAVPARFPAISRAKAFRSRHFPTTTIAEWNDWRWQLRNRFTTSEQLEKIIELTDSERQALQRHGSNLPFAITPYYASLVSPVNPQDPIRRAVVPVITEMLVSSGEAHDPLGEDSHTPVPGLVHRYPDRVLFLVTDYCSNYCRYCTRSRMVGRSQNTTACKERWEKAFAYIENNYEIRDVLLSGGDPLTLPDETLEYLLKRLRAIRHVEMIRIGTKTPAVLPQRITGSLTRMLRRYHPLWISIHAMHPSEQTREMKKACERLADAGIPLGSQTVLLAGINDDVPTMKKLMQGLVRMRVKPYYLYQCDPIIGSAHFRTSVAKGLEIYQGLRGHTTGYAVPTYVIDAPGGGGKIPLLPETYLGREGNDILLKNYEGNIYRYPDAM from the coding sequence ATGTCCCTTAAAATCATCCCCCTTGAAGAACAGGATGAACCTCCAGGCAATCATCATCTCACGATCTGCCCTCCCGCCTTTGCCTCTGCTGTTCCGGCACGATTCCCCGCCATTTCCCGCGCCAAAGCCTTCCGCAGCCGACACTTTCCAACAACGACTATCGCCGAATGGAACGACTGGCGCTGGCAGCTGCGCAACCGCTTCACCACAAGCGAGCAGCTGGAAAAAATCATTGAGCTGACAGACAGTGAACGCCAGGCCCTGCAACGCCATGGCTCCAATCTGCCCTTTGCCATTACCCCGTATTACGCCAGCCTTGTTTCCCCGGTCAATCCTCAGGATCCGATCCGTCGGGCGGTGGTGCCCGTGATCACCGAAATGCTGGTTTCAAGCGGCGAGGCCCATGATCCGCTCGGAGAGGACAGCCACACGCCGGTTCCCGGGCTGGTGCACCGCTATCCCGACCGGGTGCTCTTCCTGGTTACCGACTATTGCTCCAATTACTGCCGCTACTGCACCAGGTCGCGCATGGTGGGCCGATCACAGAATACAACAGCCTGCAAGGAGCGCTGGGAAAAAGCCTTTGCCTATATCGAAAACAATTATGAAATCCGCGACGTGCTGCTGTCAGGCGGCGACCCTCTCACCCTGCCCGACGAAACCCTGGAATATCTGCTCAAACGGCTGCGCGCCATCCGTCATGTCGAGATGATCCGTATCGGCACCAAAACCCCGGCGGTTCTGCCCCAGCGCATCACCGGTTCGCTCACCCGCATGCTGCGCCGCTATCATCCGCTGTGGATCAGCATCCATGCCATGCATCCGTCCGAGCAAACCCGTGAAATGAAAAAGGCATGTGAACGACTGGCCGACGCCGGCATTCCGCTGGGCAGCCAGACGGTGCTGCTGGCCGGCATCAACGACGACGTGCCGACCATGAAAAAACTCATGCAGGGCCTGGTGCGCATGCGCGTCAAACCGTATTATCTTTATCAGTGTGATCCGATCATCGGCTCCGCCCACTTCAGAACATCCGTGGCCAAGGGACTGGAAATCTACCAGGGCCTGCGCGGCCACACCACGGGCTATGCCGTTCCCACCTATGTCATCGATGCCCCCGGGGGTGGAGGCAAGATCCCTCTGCTGCCGGAAACATACCTCGGCCGAGAGGGCAACGATATTCTCCTCAAAAACTATGAGGGGAACATCTATCGTTATCCGGACGCCATGTAA